The following are encoded together in the Microterricola viridarii genome:
- a CDS encoding AI-2E family transporter codes for MKIQNAFRLGLVATLGVGLGILILTSIASLSTILTYIGAALFLSLGLDPAIAFLERHRFPRWAAILTVLGAVVAALTGVVFAVIPIISQQIDQLIRFVPELTRRFVSGEVVTALKDTFPNLQVEEIVAAVTKAINDFVTNPDQLAGVFGGVLQFAAVLASGLFGFAIVLILTLYFAGSLPSMKRGLYQLVPASKRERFTDLSEQITQSVGRYVVGQVTLALVNGALSFIFLSIIQAPFPAVLALLAFTFSLVPLVGTITGSVIIVLVCLIPGLGSPLTALVAAIYYIVYMQVEAYVLSPRIMNKAVAVPASVVVIAALAGGSLLGLLGALIAIPTAAAILLIIKQVVIPRQNTL; via the coding sequence TTGAAGATTCAGAATGCCTTCCGGCTCGGTCTGGTGGCCACGCTCGGCGTCGGCCTCGGCATCCTGATCCTCACCTCGATCGCCTCGCTGTCCACGATCCTCACCTACATCGGCGCTGCGCTGTTCCTCTCGCTCGGCCTCGACCCTGCGATCGCGTTCCTGGAACGGCACCGCTTTCCCCGGTGGGCGGCGATCCTCACCGTGCTGGGCGCCGTGGTGGCGGCGCTCACCGGTGTGGTCTTCGCCGTCATCCCGATCATCAGCCAGCAGATCGACCAGCTGATCCGGTTCGTCCCCGAGCTCACCCGCCGCTTCGTCTCCGGCGAGGTGGTGACGGCCCTGAAAGACACCTTCCCCAACCTGCAGGTCGAGGAGATCGTCGCGGCTGTCACCAAGGCCATCAACGACTTCGTCACCAATCCCGACCAGCTCGCCGGCGTGTTCGGTGGCGTGCTGCAGTTCGCCGCCGTGCTGGCCTCTGGCCTGTTCGGCTTCGCGATCGTGCTGATCCTGACGCTCTACTTCGCCGGCAGCCTGCCGTCGATGAAGCGCGGGCTCTACCAGCTGGTCCCGGCGAGCAAGCGGGAGCGCTTCACCGACCTCAGCGAGCAAATCACGCAATCCGTGGGCCGCTACGTCGTCGGGCAGGTGACCCTCGCGCTCGTCAACGGCGCGCTGAGCTTCATCTTCCTCAGCATCATCCAGGCGCCGTTCCCCGCCGTCCTGGCCCTGCTTGCGTTCACGTTCTCACTGGTGCCGCTGGTCGGAACGATCACCGGCTCCGTGATCATCGTGCTGGTCTGCCTGATCCCCGGGCTCGGCTCGCCGCTCACGGCGCTCGTCGCGGCGATCTACTACATCGTCTACATGCAGGTCGAGGCATACGTGCTGAGCCCGCGCATCATGAACAAGGCAGTCGCGGTGCCGGCATCCGTCGTCGTCATCGCCGCCCTGGCCGGCGGCAGCCTGCTCGGTCTGCTCGGCGCGCTCATCGCGATCCCCACCGCGGCCGCCATCCTGCTCATCATCAAGCAGGTCGTCATCCCCCGGCAGAACACGCTCTAG
- a CDS encoding DivIVA domain-containing protein, whose product MASDETEFTQVFRGYDKDEVDKALQGMRRDLIKSNAHGVDAAKEIKRLGVRIDELTAELEEVGSPTFSGLGTKLENTLRVAEEQSTRLIAQADIDAEKLRSSAAGEVEKLRTEAASLAERTVSDARAKAARLLEAARLEADDIVARVRDEQEHITQEALRDAAAIRGAVATEAAELRATAKRETAAIRAEAEREAAEVVVVANREASEARSAAAGLAQETEQTRSEVALELDQARADLARETEQARLDLERDNEQARLDLERETTDSRQALAAEIAEARAELVIELEQARTDMGREIEQSRAEIAEAREQEKTDLAREIETARLKLSHELERSRSRHDGDTEQARADLALEQDQARADFAADAEQARIDLENQLAASRKKTGHEVQKMRREIEQARIDLDVELKARRDEAEQEHLQRHQEAVAQTQKFLDDANAQLAEAISRAAENRAEADRLSAGARDEARAIIEDAEESGARTLSNAEATAAQRLAETTERTKALVADAEDRLSQIRIERDAVAGYFESLRGVLKQAEQVASDTE is encoded by the coding sequence GTGGCAAGCGACGAGACCGAGTTCACCCAGGTATTCCGGGGCTACGACAAGGACGAGGTCGACAAGGCCCTTCAGGGCATGCGCCGTGACCTCATCAAGTCGAACGCGCATGGTGTGGATGCCGCCAAGGAGATCAAGCGCCTCGGCGTGCGCATCGACGAGCTCACCGCCGAGCTCGAAGAAGTGGGCAGCCCGACCTTCTCCGGGCTCGGTACCAAGCTCGAGAACACACTGCGCGTCGCCGAGGAGCAGTCCACCCGACTGATCGCCCAGGCCGACATCGACGCCGAGAAGCTGCGCAGCTCCGCCGCCGGTGAGGTCGAGAAGCTGCGCACCGAAGCCGCATCGCTGGCCGAGCGCACCGTGAGCGACGCCAGGGCCAAGGCAGCACGCCTGCTCGAGGCCGCACGCCTCGAGGCCGACGACATCGTCGCCCGCGTGCGCGACGAGCAGGAGCACATCACCCAGGAGGCGCTGCGGGATGCCGCCGCCATCCGTGGAGCGGTGGCCACCGAGGCCGCTGAACTCCGAGCCACCGCCAAGCGCGAGACCGCCGCCATCCGCGCCGAGGCAGAACGCGAAGCCGCCGAGGTCGTCGTCGTCGCCAACCGCGAGGCCTCAGAGGCCCGCTCGGCCGCCGCCGGTCTGGCGCAGGAGACGGAGCAGACCCGTTCGGAGGTCGCCCTCGAACTCGACCAGGCCCGCGCCGACCTCGCCCGCGAGACCGAGCAGGCCCGCCTCGACTTGGAGCGCGACAACGAGCAGGCCCGCCTCGACCTGGAGCGCGAGACCACCGACTCCCGCCAGGCCCTCGCCGCCGAGATCGCCGAGGCACGCGCCGAACTGGTGATCGAGCTGGAGCAGGCCCGCACCGACATGGGGCGTGAGATCGAGCAGAGCCGCGCAGAGATCGCCGAGGCCCGTGAGCAGGAGAAGACCGACCTCGCCCGCGAGATCGAGACCGCCAGGCTGAAGCTCAGCCACGAGCTGGAGCGTTCCAGGAGCCGCCACGACGGCGACACCGAGCAGGCCCGGGCAGACCTGGCTCTTGAGCAGGACCAGGCGCGCGCCGACTTCGCTGCGGATGCCGAGCAGGCCCGCATCGACTTGGAGAACCAGCTGGCCGCCAGCCGCAAGAAGACCGGTCACGAGGTGCAGAAGATGCGCCGCGAGATCGAGCAGGCCCGCATCGACCTTGACGTCGAGCTGAAGGCCCGCCGCGACGAGGCGGAGCAGGAGCACCTGCAGCGCCACCAGGAGGCCGTCGCCCAGACGCAGAAGTTCCTGGATGACGCGAACGCCCAGCTGGCCGAGGCAATCAGCCGGGCCGCCGAGAACCGCGCAGAGGCCGACCGCCTGAGCGCAGGCGCCCGCGACGAGGCCCGTGCCATCATCGAGGACGCCGAGGAATCGGGCGCCCGCACCCTCAGCAACGCCGAGGCCACCGCTGCGCAGCGGCTCGCCGAGACCACGGAGCGCACCAAGGCGCTCGTGGCGGACGCGGAGGATCGCCTGTCGCAGATTAGGATTGAGCGCGACGCCGTCGCCGGATACTTCGAAAGCCTGCGCGGCGTTCTGAAGCAAGCAGAGCAGGTGGCGTCAGACACGGAGTAA
- a CDS encoding tetratricopeptide repeat protein, whose translation MTNVPPSAASLRGAVDLSSLVQRANTPTQAPGQQAAGAPGTGAPVQIPSLVLEAGDANFGEVLELSQHVPVLVDLYADWAEQSTALSEVLRRVVAGLRGRLVLVRVAVEQNPQLAQAFQAQSVPTVAAVIAGQPVPLFAGSIPEAQLLDIVEQLLALAGQNGVTGSAVAADADAAEADAEGEAPAAPAEEPLPPLHAEAYEAIERGDYPAAIAAYKTAIAQDPRDELAVAGLAQVSLLHRLAGKTVQQIRTAAGAGPNDLDAQLDVADLDLSGGHVADAFDRLLTLFPSLDADGKNRVRERMLELFEVVGTTDPLVIAARQRLAMLLY comes from the coding sequence GTGACCAACGTTCCCCCCTCAGCAGCCAGTCTCCGCGGAGCAGTCGACCTGAGCTCGCTCGTGCAGAGGGCGAATACCCCAACACAGGCCCCGGGCCAGCAGGCTGCCGGAGCGCCCGGAACGGGCGCGCCAGTGCAGATTCCGAGCCTCGTGTTGGAGGCGGGAGACGCCAACTTCGGCGAGGTGCTCGAGCTCTCGCAGCACGTTCCCGTGCTGGTGGACCTCTACGCAGACTGGGCTGAGCAGAGCACCGCGCTCAGCGAGGTGCTGCGACGCGTCGTGGCCGGCCTGCGCGGCCGGCTGGTGCTGGTGCGCGTCGCCGTCGAGCAGAACCCGCAGCTGGCCCAGGCGTTCCAGGCCCAGTCGGTGCCAACCGTCGCCGCCGTGATCGCCGGGCAGCCGGTGCCGTTGTTCGCCGGATCCATCCCGGAGGCCCAGCTGCTGGACATCGTCGAGCAGCTGCTCGCCCTGGCAGGCCAGAACGGTGTCACCGGCAGCGCCGTCGCCGCCGACGCGGATGCCGCAGAGGCCGACGCGGAGGGTGAAGCACCGGCCGCGCCCGCCGAGGAGCCGCTGCCGCCGCTGCACGCCGAGGCCTACGAGGCCATTGAGCGCGGCGACTACCCGGCAGCCATCGCCGCATACAAGACGGCTATCGCACAGGACCCGCGCGACGAGCTGGCTGTTGCCGGGCTCGCCCAGGTCAGCCTGCTGCACCGGCTGGCGGGGAAGACCGTGCAGCAAATCCGCACCGCAGCCGGCGCCGGGCCGAACGACCTGGACGCCCAGCTGGATGTGGCCGACCTCGACCTTTCCGGCGGTCACGTGGCCGACGCCTTCGACCGGCTGCTGACGCTGTTCCCGAGCCTGGACGCCGACGGCAAGAACCGCGTTCGCGAGCGCATGCTCGAGCTGTTCGAGGTCGTCGGAACGACCGACCCGCTCGTCATCGCGGCCCGCCAGCGCCTGGCAATGCTGCTCTACT